In the genome of Streptomyces collinus, one region contains:
- a CDS encoding bifunctional acetate--CoA ligase family protein/GNAT family N-acetyltransferase, giving the protein MQTSPDRHEYPAHWEADVVLRDGGTARIRPITVDDADRLVSFYEQVSDESKYYRFFAPYPRLSAKDVHRFTHHDFVDRVGLAATVGGEFIATVRYDRIGADGTPASAPADEAEVAFLVQDAHQGRGVASALLEHIGAVARERGIRRFAAEVLPANNKMIKVFTDAGYTQKRSFEDGVVRLEFDLEPTDRSLAVQYAREHRAEARSVQRLLAPGSVAVIGAGRTPGGVGRSVLGNIRDAGFTGRLYAVNKALPEGQEELDGVPARRSVRDIDGPVDLAVVAVPAEQVTEVVTECGEHGVQGLVVVSAGYAESGHEGRERQRALVRHARTYGMRIIGPNAFGIINTSPEVRLNASLAPEVPRPGRIGLFAQSGAIGIALLSRLHRRGGGVTGVTGVSTFVSSGNRADVSGNDVLQYWYEDPDTDVVLMYLESIGNPRKFTRLARRTAAAKPLVVVQGARHGAAPQGHAVRATRLPHATVSALLRQAGVIRVDTITELVDAGLLLARQPLPPGPRVAILGNSESLGLLTYDACLAEGLRPHPPQDLTTAASAADFHAALSRALADDRCDAVVVTAIPAVGEGSVGDGALAEALRSASAATPGKPVLVVHVELGGLAEALSAAASTAPQTTSDNPSQNAPSPTPAAEQLPATEAPEGAHLIPAYPASERAVRALGQAVAYAQWRRDAADPGKVPEYEDIDEKGAAALIDGLLARGQGLTLGTDETCDLLGHYGVQVHRALPAPTPDAAAEAARTLGYPVALKATAPHLRHRADLGGVRLDLADEDQLRRSYAELTELFGAPEELRPVVQRMAPRGVDVVVRAVIDPAAGAVLSFGLAGAASQLLGDTAHRLIPVTDREATSLVRSIRTAPLLFGWRGSAPADTRALEELLLRVSRLVDDHPEVVAVTLEPVVVASHGLSVLGASVRLAPPPARDDLGPRTLPAY; this is encoded by the coding sequence ATGCAGACCTCGCCGGACCGGCACGAGTATCCCGCCCACTGGGAAGCCGACGTGGTGCTGCGCGACGGGGGCACCGCGCGCATCCGGCCCATCACCGTTGATGACGCCGATCGCCTGGTCAGCTTCTACGAGCAGGTCTCCGACGAGTCGAAGTACTACCGCTTCTTCGCGCCGTACCCTCGCCTGTCCGCCAAGGACGTCCACCGCTTCACGCACCACGACTTTGTGGACCGGGTGGGACTCGCGGCCACGGTCGGCGGCGAGTTCATCGCCACCGTACGCTACGACCGGATCGGCGCGGACGGAACGCCCGCGTCCGCACCCGCCGACGAGGCCGAGGTCGCCTTCCTCGTCCAGGACGCCCACCAGGGCCGCGGAGTCGCCTCCGCCCTGCTCGAACACATCGGCGCCGTCGCCCGTGAGCGCGGCATCCGCCGCTTCGCCGCCGAGGTGCTGCCCGCCAACAACAAGATGATCAAGGTGTTCACGGACGCCGGCTACACCCAGAAGCGCAGCTTCGAGGACGGCGTCGTCCGTCTGGAGTTCGACCTCGAACCCACCGACCGCTCCCTCGCCGTGCAGTACGCCCGCGAACACCGCGCCGAGGCACGCTCCGTGCAGCGGCTCCTCGCCCCCGGGTCGGTCGCCGTCATCGGCGCCGGGCGCACCCCGGGCGGCGTGGGCCGCAGCGTCCTCGGCAACATCCGCGACGCCGGGTTCACCGGCCGCCTGTACGCCGTGAACAAGGCCCTCCCCGAGGGGCAGGAGGAGCTCGACGGGGTGCCCGCCCGCCGCTCGGTGCGGGACATCGACGGCCCGGTCGACCTCGCCGTCGTCGCCGTACCGGCCGAGCAGGTCACCGAGGTCGTCACCGAGTGCGGCGAACACGGCGTGCAGGGGCTCGTCGTGGTCTCCGCCGGGTACGCCGAGAGCGGCCACGAGGGGCGTGAACGCCAGCGCGCCCTCGTACGGCACGCGCGCACGTACGGCATGCGGATCATCGGCCCCAACGCCTTCGGCATCATCAACACCTCTCCGGAGGTACGGCTGAACGCCTCCCTCGCCCCCGAGGTGCCGCGCCCCGGCCGGATCGGCCTGTTCGCCCAGTCCGGTGCCATCGGCATCGCCCTGCTGTCCCGGCTGCACCGGCGCGGCGGCGGCGTCACGGGCGTGACAGGCGTCTCCACCTTCGTCTCCTCCGGCAATCGCGCCGACGTCTCCGGCAACGATGTCCTGCAGTACTGGTACGAGGACCCCGACACCGACGTCGTCCTCATGTACCTGGAGTCCATCGGCAACCCCCGCAAGTTCACCCGCCTCGCCCGCCGGACCGCCGCGGCCAAGCCCCTGGTCGTCGTCCAGGGCGCGCGGCACGGCGCCGCCCCCCAGGGGCACGCCGTCCGGGCGACCCGGCTGCCGCACGCGACCGTGTCGGCGCTGCTGCGCCAGGCCGGCGTCATCCGCGTCGACACCATCACCGAGCTGGTGGACGCGGGCCTGCTGCTCGCCCGCCAGCCCCTGCCGCCCGGCCCCAGGGTGGCCATCCTGGGCAACTCGGAGTCGCTCGGCCTGCTCACGTACGACGCGTGCCTCGCCGAGGGCCTGCGGCCGCACCCCCCGCAGGACCTGACGACCGCGGCCTCCGCGGCGGACTTCCACGCCGCCCTGTCCCGCGCGCTCGCCGACGACCGGTGCGACGCCGTCGTCGTCACGGCCATACCGGCGGTGGGGGAGGGCTCGGTCGGTGACGGGGCCCTGGCGGAGGCCTTGCGCTCCGCCTCGGCCGCGACTCCGGGCAAGCCGGTCCTGGTGGTCCACGTGGAGCTCGGCGGCCTGGCGGAAGCCCTGTCGGCGGCGGCGAGCACGGCGCCGCAGACCACATCGGACAACCCGTCGCAAAACGCTCCAAGCCCGACGCCCGCAGCGGAACAACTCCCCGCCACCGAAGCCCCCGAAGGCGCCCACCTCATCCCCGCCTACCCCGCCTCCGAGCGTGCCGTCCGCGCCCTCGGCCAGGCCGTCGCCTACGCGCAGTGGCGGCGCGACGCGGCCGACCCCGGCAAGGTGCCCGAGTACGAGGACATCGACGAGAAGGGCGCCGCCGCGCTGATCGACGGCCTGCTCGCGCGCGGGCAGGGCCTCACCCTCGGCACCGACGAGACCTGTGACCTCCTCGGCCACTACGGCGTCCAGGTCCACCGCGCCCTGCCCGCCCCGACCCCCGACGCCGCCGCCGAAGCCGCCCGCACCCTCGGCTACCCCGTGGCACTCAAGGCCACCGCCCCGCACCTCAGGCACCGCGCCGACCTGGGCGGCGTCCGCCTCGACCTCGCCGACGAGGACCAACTGCGCCGCTCCTACGCGGAGTTGACCGAGCTGTTCGGTGCGCCGGAGGAGCTGCGGCCGGTGGTGCAGCGGATGGCGCCGCGCGGCGTGGACGTCGTCGTCCGGGCCGTCATCGACCCCGCGGCCGGAGCGGTGCTCTCCTTCGGACTCGCCGGGGCCGCCTCGCAGCTGCTCGGGGACACCGCGCACCGGCTGATCCCGGTCACCGACCGGGAGGCGACCTCGCTGGTGCGCTCGATCCGCACGGCCCCGCTGCTGTTCGGCTGGCGCGGCTCCGCACCGGCTGACACCCGGGCCCTGGAGGAGCTGCTGCTGCGGGTGTCCCGGCTGGTCGACGACCATCCCGAGGTCGTCGCGGTCACCCTGGAGCCGGTGGTCGTCGCCTCGCACGGCCTCAGCGTCCTCGGCGCCTCCGTCCGCCTCGCGCCCCCGCCCGCCCGCGACGACCTCGGCCCGCGGACCCTTCCCGCCTACTGA
- a CDS encoding HPr family phosphocarrier protein: MAERRVNVGWAEGLHARPASIFVRAATAAGVPVTIAKADGNPVNAASMLAVLGLGAQGGEEIVLASDTEGADVALDRLAKLVSEGLEELPETV; this comes from the coding sequence ATGGCTGAGCGCCGCGTCAACGTCGGCTGGGCCGAGGGTCTCCACGCCCGCCCCGCCTCCATCTTCGTCCGAGCCGCCACGGCCGCAGGCGTCCCGGTGACGATCGCCAAGGCTGACGGCAACCCCGTCAACGCGGCCTCGATGCTGGCCGTCCTGGGCCTCGGCGCCCAGGGTGGCGAGGAGATCGTCCTCGCCTCCGACACCGAGGGCGCGGACGTCGCCCTGGACCGGCTGGCCAAGCTGGTCTCCGAGGGTCTCGAGGAACTGCCCGAGACCGTCTGA
- a CDS encoding DUF5998 family protein yields MAKTSTTTQGLRAAIERSGYYPALVAEAVEAAVGGEPMRSYLVHQETTFDQNEVRRHVTVLVLTDNRFIVSHTDEQAADSTSPTPYATTSTESVKIGRISSIVVSRVVANPESYKPGTLPREVVLTIGWGAVSRIDLEPAACGDPNCEADHGYTGNSTADDLSLRVSEAGDGPETVREALAFAQALSEATADTTR; encoded by the coding sequence ATGGCCAAGACCAGTACGACGACCCAGGGGCTGCGGGCGGCGATCGAGCGCAGCGGCTACTACCCGGCCCTCGTGGCCGAGGCGGTGGAGGCCGCCGTGGGCGGTGAGCCCATGCGGTCGTACCTGGTCCACCAGGAGACGACGTTCGACCAGAACGAGGTGCGGCGGCACGTGACCGTGCTCGTCCTCACGGACAACCGCTTCATCGTCAGCCACACCGACGAGCAGGCCGCCGACAGCACATCCCCGACGCCGTACGCCACGACGTCGACGGAGTCCGTGAAGATCGGCCGCATCTCGTCGATCGTGGTCAGCCGTGTGGTCGCCAACCCCGAGTCGTACAAGCCGGGCACTCTGCCCCGCGAGGTCGTCCTCACCATCGGCTGGGGCGCCGTCTCCCGCATCGACCTGGAGCCGGCCGCCTGCGGCGACCCCAACTGCGAGGCGGACCACGGCTACACCGGCAACTCGACGGCGGACGACCTCAGCCTGCGCGTCAGCGAGGCCGGGGACGGACCGGAGACCGTGCGTGAGGCTCTCGCGTTCGCGCAGGCCCTCTCCGAGGCGACCGCGGACACGACCCGCTGA
- a CDS encoding GntR family transcriptional regulator, translated as MRIPAHSVCTAIRDDIVAGVHARGSRLTEELLARRYGVSRVPVREALRTLEAEGFVVTRRHAGACVAEPTEQEAGDLLEMRMLLEPLGAARAAQRRTEAHLKVLRGLVRLGQERARRGSSDDLRSLGGWFHETLAQASGSPALTSMLTQLRHKIAWMYAVDAPANPVESWTEHGAIVDAVARGDGERARAVTALHAERATGAHRLRFGSGREPAGGVRNSQHPVNTASLRH; from the coding sequence ATGCGTATTCCCGCGCACTCGGTGTGCACGGCCATCCGGGACGACATCGTCGCGGGCGTCCACGCACGCGGCAGCCGGCTCACCGAGGAACTCCTGGCGCGCCGCTACGGCGTCTCGCGGGTGCCCGTCCGGGAGGCGCTGCGCACGCTGGAGGCCGAGGGCTTCGTGGTGACCCGCCGGCACGCGGGCGCGTGCGTGGCCGAACCCACCGAGCAGGAGGCGGGCGACCTGCTGGAGATGCGCATGCTCCTGGAGCCCCTCGGCGCGGCCCGCGCCGCCCAGCGCCGCACCGAGGCGCATCTGAAGGTCCTGCGCGGCCTGGTCCGGCTGGGCCAGGAGCGGGCCCGCCGCGGCAGCAGCGACGACCTGCGCTCCCTCGGCGGCTGGTTCCACGAAACACTCGCCCAGGCCTCCGGCAGCCCCGCACTGACCTCGATGCTCACCCAGCTCCGCCACAAGATCGCGTGGATGTACGCCGTGGACGCGCCGGCCAACCCGGTGGAGTCCTGGACGGAACACGGCGCGATCGTGGACGCGGTGGCGCGCGGGGACGGCGAGCGCGCGCGGGCGGTCACGGCGCTGCACGCCGAGCGTGCCACGGGCGCGCACCGTCTGCGCTTCGGCTCCGGCAGGGAGCCCGCCGGCGGTGTGAGGAACTCGCAACATCCCGTAAACACGGCGAGCCTGCGGCATTAA